ACAACATACAGGGCGTGAGGCTGGTCAACAGGCCGGCGACAAAAATAATGCCCACGCTGGCGGGCGAGAGGTGGGTCAGTTGTCCCGACACCAGCACATCTGCTGCGTGCTGGAGTTGATAGAGCGAGGTTTTCAGAGTCTCAAGCATGGCAGCAGGCAGGGTTGCGACGCATGATAGGCAGGACAGAGCCATTTATTTCTTCCCCTCAATTGTAGAGTGTGCCCGGAAACGCCACAGATTCTCAGAGTATTGGTATGGTAAAGCTGGATTTGGCGGGTCTAAGTGCCGACCCTTACGCCAACTCCTGCACCGACTCCTGCACCGACTCCTGCACCGATCTGCGGGGCGTAAATCTGGACTTCTAGAACCTGACGCTCCCGGAAGATTACGGAATTTTCACAGGCGCTTAATCAAAACATCGATCCAGTTCCGAAAAATCCGATCCATCCTGGTAAGCAAGTGTAAAGGATTGCAACTACCATGCCCGGACTCGATTCTTTAACCTGGCACGATGTTGAAAACGGGATGCGGCAACTCGCTATCCCAATGGCCCTGATGCTCGCTGCGACCCTGGCGATTGGGCTACGGCTGATGCCCCCGTCTGCCCGCCGCGTTGCCCGAAATGTCATCCTGTTTCTGGTCTGCTTTGGGCTGGTGGTGGTTTCCCCAACTGGGGTGGCTGCGCTAGAGCGGGGTATGGCGGTTTTTGCCGCTCCAGACACAGGGGAATCGGTGGATGCCATTGTGGTGCTGGGGCGCGGGCGGCGGCTCAACCCGTCGCGGGTGGCTACGGTGGCTGAACTGTGGAATGCGGGGCGATCGCCCCAGATTTTTGCTAGCGGCGCGAGTGATGCGCCCCTGATTGTAGAGTCGCTGCGGGCGGCAGGCATTCCGGCTGAGGCGCTGGGCGGCGAAGAATGCTCTCGCACAACGGAGGAGAACGCCTGGTTTTCTCGCGCTACCCTGTTTCCCCAAGGCGTGCGGCGGATTTTGTTGGTCACCGATTATCCGCATCTCTGGCGATCGCAGATGACTTATGAAAGCGTCGGTTTTTCCGTTATCACCCACCCCAGCCCCCTGCGCGACACGCTCTCTCGCAAGCGCCGCCTCTCGCTCATGACCCGTGAATCGCTAGCCCTCATTGCCTACCGCCTGAAGGGCAGGCTGGGCGATCGCACTACTTTTGACACGCCTGCTTATGTAGAAAAGCGGCTAAGCAAGCAGCAGTGTTTGGTTGGTAGAGCAGCGGGGCAGGCTTAATCGGCGCGATTAGGGATTATTCATCACCCTTCTACTGCTCGTTACTCTTCTACTGGTAACCCCAGCCGCCGCTTCAGCCTAAACCAGCGATCGCGCAATTGCCAGAATTTGCTGGTTTCCATTGCGGCGATGCGGCCACGGGCGCGGCCGAGTTCTGCCTCAAGGTGCTGGATTGCTTCGGGCTGGCTGGCTTGCCGTTCGCGATCGCGCAATTCTTGTAGGCTGAGGAGGGTTTGTCCGGGTGCAAACTCCTGCTTCCAAAACATCAGACGGAGGCGGCGCATCGCATCGCGCCAGGCGGGTTTGCCGCTGTAGCTGGCGTTGTCTTGGGTGTCGCTGCGCCAATAGACCTCGGCCGTGGCCTCGTAGCTAAAGCAAAACTCGGCCCGCTGGCAGAGCATCAGCACCAGGCAAAAGTCTTCGCCCAGATCCAGCAGCGGGTCGCGGTCGAGAATGTCTTGAAGCAACTGACGGCGAACGACGTAGGAATTGGGCGGCATGAAGTTTCTTAGCTCCAGCAAATCTTGCAGCCGAAAGGGTTGAAAGTAGGGCAGGGTAATGGTGTCCATTTGGTGCAATGTTTCAGGGCTGCCGGATTCTAGAACCTTGAGCGTGCCGGAGTAGGCAACCCCAATATTGGACTGCTGTTCGAGGATCTTTACCAGAGTTTGCAGATGGTTGGGATGGATCGCGTCGTCGTCGTCCAGGATGGCAAAGTAGGGCGCATCGACGGCACGGAGGCCCGTCCAGAGGGTGGTGCTGCGGCAGGGAGCAGGGCTGGCAAGGCGGCGAAACTGGAGGCGATCGCCATAGTGCCCCAAAAACGCCTCATCCAGCCCCAGCACAGGCTGATATTCCACCAAAATCACGCCGATATTTGGATAGGTCTGGGCAGCGAGGCTGTCGAGGGCGCGACGAATATAGGACAGAGGACGGCCCCCCACCCGCACAATGACCTGCACCTGGGCAGGCGGTTGGGCACTCATGGGCGCAGGCACAAAGCCTTTGAAGCCTTTGTCTGTCAGCAGGGCCTCGTGGTGTGGCAGCAAATCGAGCAAATGCTTTTCTAGCGTGTAGTGCTGGATAAAAATTTCGTGAGCGGCGGCGGCCAAGGCTTCGGCCTGCTGGGGGTGCTGGGCGATCCAAGCCATGTGCTGCGAAATTTGCTCGACCTGTTCTGCGGGGTCGGCATCGGCATCGATATACAGCACCGTGTCGCCAAAGGCTTCGCGGATAAAAGCGTGGTCGCTGCAAATGGCGACGGCTCCGGCAGCGGCGATCTCAAAGATCCGCATGGAGGGCATTTCGGCCTGGCGGTGTTCTTCCCGGTGCAAACATAGCCCCACCCCCGCGCTGTGAATCGCCTCAAACACGCTGTTGCCGTCGTAGGGCAGTGCGCCGCGATGGGTCTGGTTCAGATAGGTCCAGCCGTCGGGGTTGCCGTATACGTCCA
The Thermoleptolyngbya sichuanensis A183 DNA segment above includes these coding regions:
- a CDS encoding glycosyltransferase family protein produces the protein MKLAIQNPFFDKPYIAEVEMSRRLVLAAENIGWQAVEVQTGAEIRAAQPDCVIVLHHWTPKVAPVPTYLCMWSPPEFFEGTDRLITNTLSYDGYLIGSRVVDRWLHHLLCHTPKRYFKSPFYTSAPKTAYRPPDLSQPRLVYLGSNWDGPRFKQLFEGLDQQPYMDVYGNPDGWTYLNQTHRGALPYDGNSVFEAIHSAGVGLCLHREEHRQAEMPSMRIFEIAAAGAVAICSDHAFIREAFGDTVLYIDADADPAEQVEQISQHMAWIAQHPQQAEALAAAAHEIFIQHYTLEKHLLDLLPHHEALLTDKGFKGFVPAPMSAQPPAQVQVIVRVGGRPLSYIRRALDSLAAQTYPNIGVILVEYQPVLGLDEAFLGHYGDRLQFRRLASPAPCRSTTLWTGLRAVDAPYFAILDDDDAIHPNHLQTLVKILEQQSNIGVAYSGTLKVLESGSPETLHQMDTITLPYFQPFRLQDLLELRNFMPPNSYVVRRQLLQDILDRDPLLDLGEDFCLVLMLCQRAEFCFSYEATAEVYWRSDTQDNASYSGKPAWRDAMRRLRLMFWKQEFAPGQTLLSLQELRDRERQASQPEAIQHLEAELGRARGRIAAMETSKFWQLRDRWFRLKRRLGLPVEE
- a CDS encoding YdcF family protein, whose protein sequence is MPGLDSLTWHDVENGMRQLAIPMALMLAATLAIGLRLMPPSARRVARNVILFLVCFGLVVVSPTGVAALERGMAVFAAPDTGESVDAIVVLGRGRRLNPSRVATVAELWNAGRSPQIFASGASDAPLIVESLRAAGIPAEALGGEECSRTTEENAWFSRATLFPQGVRRILLVTDYPHLWRSQMTYESVGFSVITHPSPLRDTLSRKRRLSLMTRESLALIAYRLKGRLGDRTTFDTPAYVEKRLSKQQCLVGRAAGQA